The Cardiocondyla obscurior isolate alpha-2009 unplaced genomic scaffold, Cobs3.1 scaffold53_0_225703, whole genome shotgun sequence genome includes a window with the following:
- the LOC139112820 gene encoding uncharacterized protein — MGENLSERGTPSQRTTSPASSYLSGGTGDLGSDYGGSIEGDDERMNMPLGKRKRVIIGRKRTAEQRNDATSALERAAAMEEEESRILNANHPISARSQQRADKLEEDFLDDNRNAPSRDLASTVLRDMAVVLRVSGVSKGLKGEYSKALREIACRTRANVTTMLTRLNTDGSTGQETMSLLNELHKAQEEIKNLKQEVNTLRETIAQISPTQPPQSKKRREDPIPYKTTTGPISGTSKVVTSEVVSTKTTFKKPTNKAGGTLRYNEDREASEISTNAISSVHFKYLDELFHSWCTGKSSGEPRTRNQPRSSQATTGTDKESSKSKPVTASEHPRSATAIAGTSKESPGVETWATVAGRKTKNSNKTVGQGSRTTSGKKAPEQPKPKTTKRKTPNSAAVSITCENGQYQEILKMAKDRIDLKKLGIDSLRPKRGITGSIIYEIKGDNHNEKAKVLAKELSTALASVQQVRIACPQKTADIRIRDLDDYTRKDDVINAVLTSFETCRQEDLKLGEIRRSYNGLYTTVLKCPVAVANQLIEKKRIQIGWVSARIEALPARPLQCFRCLQKGHVRENCNSPIDRSNSCFRCGETNHTAVTCKNLPKCLICEELKKPFRHKMGGPACNAKTNRRQPRTQPASNTNRQDDGNPPQLSKEVMEVETQEVPEAPKLAPEISGQEEAMHTE, encoded by the coding sequence ATGGGAGAGAACTTATCAGAGAGGGGAACACCCTCACAAAGAACAACCTCGCCAGCTTCCAGCTATCTCTCAGGAGGTACTGGAGACCTCGGCTCGGATTACGGAGGGTCCATCGAAGGAGATGACGAACGCATGAATATGCCACTCGGCAAAAGGAAGAGAGTTATCATCGGCAGAAAGAGAACTGCGGAACAAAGAAATGATGCAACCTCAGCACTTGAAAGAGCAGCTGCTATGGAAGAGGAGGAGAGTCGCATACTCAATGCAAATCACCCCATCTCAGCACGTTCGCAACAAAGAGCAGATAAGCTCGAAGAAGATTTCCTGGACGATAATCGGAATGCACCATCTCGGGACCTTGCCAGCACAGTCCTACGGGACATGGCAGTGGTACTTCGAGTTTCCGGGGTTTCCAAAGGTCTTAAGGGCGAATACTCTAAGGCCCTGAGAGAAATCGCATGCAGAACACGAGCAAATGTCACCACTATGCTGACAAGACTTAACACGGACGGTTCGACAGGACAAGAGACCATGAGTCTCCTTAATGAATTGCACAAGGcacaagaagaaataaaaaaccttAAACAAGAAGTAAATACTTTGCGGGAGACAATCGCACAGATCTCACCTACGCAGCCTCCTCAATCCAAAAAGAGGCGGGAAGACCCTATACCATATAAGACTACCACAGGTCCAATTTCCGGTACCTCTAAAGTGGTAACCAGCGAGGTAGTTTCTACTAAAACAACTTTTAAAAAACCAACGAACAAAGCAGGTGGCACTTTACGATACAATGAAGACAGGGAAGCTAGTGAGATTTCCACCAACGCAATCTCATCTgttcattttaaatatttagatgaACTCTTCCATTCGTGGTGCACAGGAAAATCCAGCGGGGAGCCACGAACCAGGAATCAGCCTAGATCAAGCCAGGCAACTACAGGTACGGACAAAGAAAGCTCTAAGAGCAAACCGGTGACAGCATCAGAACACCCTAGATCGGCAACTGCTATAGCAGGCACAAGCAAGGAAAGCCCTGGCGTGGAGACATGGGCAACAGTAgctggaagaaaaacaaaaaacagtaATAAGACAGTCGGACAAGGAAGTAGGACAACGAGTGGCAAGAAAGCACCGGAGCAGCCTAAACCCAAGACGACCAAGCGCAAAACACCTAATTCGGCGGCCGTATCGATCACTTGCGAAAATGGTCAATACCAGGAGATCCTGAAAATGGCCAAAGACAGGATAGACTTAAAGAAACTTGGAATCGATAGCCTGCGACCCAAGAGAGGTATTACAGGCTCCATCATTTATGAGATCAAGGGAGACAATCATAACGAGAAGGCAAAAGTTCTTGCAAAAGAACTTTCTACGGCACTTGCAAGTGTGCAACAGGTTAGGATAGCGTGTCCACAGAAAACCGCGGATATACGAATCAGGGATCTGGATGATTATACACGTAAGGATGATGTCATTAATGCAGTACTTACAAGTTTTGAAACTTGCAGGCAGGAGGACCTTAAATTAGGTGAAATTAGGAGATCATACAACGGACTTTACACGACAGTACTTAAGTGCCCGGTAGCCGTTGCTAACCAACTAAtcgagaagaagagaataCAAATAGGATGGGTCTCCGCAAGAATAGAAGCTCTACCTGCAAGACCATTACAATGTTTCCGGTGTCTACAAAAGGGACATGTCCGTGAAAACTGTAACAGTCCTATAGACCGTTCAAACAGTTGCTTCAGATGTGGGGAAACTAACCACACTGCAGTAACCTGTAAGAACCTACCTAAATGTCTGATTTGTGAAGAACTGAAGAAACCATTCAGGCACAAAATGGGAGGACCAGCATGTAATGCCAAGACAAATAGAAGACAACCTCGAACACAACCAGCTTCGAATACTAATAGACAAGACGATGGAAATCCACCACAGCTCTCCAAGGAAGTGATGGAAGTAGAAACACAGGAGGTACCGGAAGCACCAAAACTTGCACCAGAGATTAGTGGCCAGGAGGAGGCCATGCACACGGAATAG